CACTGATCAACGACGGTCGCAGAACTAAAAGATCGGCCACTAAACATCCAAGACTAACCAGTAGCCATCGGCTAACCAGGACTAAAACATATGCCAGCAGGCATCTAGGAATAAACAACGGCTACCAAACACCCAAGACTAAAGACCGGCCACCGTCTACCCCAGACTCAACACCGACTACCAACTACCCAGGACTCAACACCCGCCACCGGCTGTCCCAGAACTAAAACACCGGCCACCTGACACCCAAGACTAAACATCAGCTACCAAACACCCAAGGCTAAACATCGGCCACCTGACAACAAGTAGAGACTTTCTATAAAAATATCTCCAGTAACTACCGGCCTAATCTTATGCAACCAAAAATTACGGGAAAATAAATCGTGATTTGACTACTTTAGTTAGAGAGTGGGGTTTAGACATTTCCATTCACATATATTTTTAGACATCCTTTTTTAACTTCTTAAGAATAACCTTTATGCAGTTCATTCATATCTACAAATTGGCAAGTACACCTCCTAAAGATATAATTTAATTCCTTTTTCCCTTGACCATTTTTATTAATTAACTTAAAGAGAGCTTAGGAAAGCTTAGGCTATTTAAAGTAAATAAGTATTTTTTTGGTTGGATTTTTATTTAATAAAACTTGAGTTCAGCATTTCTATTTGCTCTATCTTAATACTTGCTCGAAATATCTATCCCCCCCAAAATACACCATATTTTAAGCATTAAAAAGTGGAAACTAGCTTTTCTCCACGATAATTTTTGCCATTCTCATACTCCTCCAAAATTTAATAGCGCTCAGTCATACACAACCTCAATGATACTACGCTAATGCTACACTACTTTACATAAATTCATTTAAGAAAAATGTAAGTAATTAGACTTATTGTATTTGTGTCTTATAAACTGCCATTTTTGTCTTATAAATGAATAATTGTAGAGCTAAAAAGCAGACGCTCTCAAAAAGTACAGCAAGAATTTTTAGTTTTCCTTGTCTTATAAAATAGCCTTTTTGTCTTATAAAACAGCGTTTTTGTCTTATCCATCTGGCAGACCGAATGCTCAATTTTTCGATGTCTAACTGAATCGCTGATCTGGTAAAATGGGGGAGTAGAAAATTCTGGACACACTTACTCCAGGTTTTTTATGTCACCTTAATTTTGTCACTTCACCGGCCCCCAAATTCACTGAAACCAAGCACAGAACAACCAGACTATACATTTCATCTCCAGCCCTCCTTTAGATTTGCTTAAGGTTCGTTACAAAAGTAAATATATTGCTTTGATAGAGGAACGCTAACAGGGGGTAGGTTGTAGCACGTCATTAGCTACAAATAGTAATAGATAATGGTGCTTAGTTTCAGGTTATTTTAGCTAGATAAAGTCTTGTTAGCTAGGCTTATCCGGCTATTTATGGATCTATGCTTTCCACCCCCACAGCATCCCTATTTTAGAACTCCCACCTTCATAGCCTTCTCTCAATAGCAGAAGCGTTTTAGCCTTCGGAGTGGAAAAATCTTCTGTTGACCTACCGGCCCGTACAGATGTAAGCCGCAGAACCACCCTACCTGAGCCCACAAAGCGCGGTTAAAGGTTATAAATTGATGCAAATCTTCCTTTACTCCACCGGCAGCCGGTTGAGTGAGAAGTGTAATCTGAAGTTGAAGGATATAGCAAACGAATTGAAGGAAGAAGAGGAAATATCTTAGGGAAAGGTTCTAAAATCCAACACATTTTTATCTCTCAACAGTTGTCCTGAGATTTACCTCAACACCCAAAAATACTACTTCAATGGTGCCGGTGTTCCCTGGCAAATATGGTGCCGGTGTTCCCTGCCAAATCAGGCTGCTTCAACGATGCCGGTGTTTCCTACCTTTGGCAGGCCGGTCTTAAACAGCAAGCAATTTTGTCAGAATTGTCAGAGCGGCTGCCTCATTGGGCCGATCTTTAACAGAAAGTATGCCCCGGCTGTTTGAAAGCCCACGCAACAGATCCATTAGATAGGGGTGCTCCTTGGGGAGCAAACCAAAAGCCATAAAGCGGATCCACCACCCCACTATATTTTCATTTCTTTGTCACAGCTATCTTATTAGGGAAATAATATTTTAGTGGATTAGGAAAAACTAAGATGAGCAATAATTATTCCTGCTAATAAATAGCTTTTAGCATAATTAATAAACTTTTCTCCACAAATTAAACACTACCACAATCGCTAATCTATTTCCCACTCCTAACCTCTCAAATCAAACAGCAACCAACCAAACAGAAACAGAGTAATACTACAGTCAAACTACATTCTTTATAAAATTCTATACTCTCAAAAAATGCTAAGTATTATTGCCTAAATATTTCTGCCATATAAAACCCCATTTCTGCCATATAAAACCCCGTTTTTGCCATATACTTCAGATTGAATACCTGATAAAATATCATAAATTGAGAATTTTTCTTGCCATCCTAATATGGCAGATTTCGGGTTTTATATGGCAGAAAGCGTAAATTTTTGAGTTAAGCAAAAAAAGCAATGTTCGATGCCTAACTGAATCTCTGGTGTGGTATAACGGGAGAAAATAAAATTCTGGACACTTACTCCGGGTTTTTCATCTCACCTTAGTTTTGTTATCTCACCGACCCCTAAATTCACTAAAATACTATCCTTAGCAACCAGACTATTCAGATCATCATTTCAGCAGCTTTAGATTCCCTTAAGATTTGGTGAAAAATTGGATGTACCACACCCCCTCAAAAGTGGTTAGACAGGAATGGTTGTAACACGCACTTTTCTCGCAATAAAGTTAGCTAAAAACGCTTATTTTGTACATCATTCGTACTTTTATTAAATTATCTGTTCAAAGCACGCCGTAGCAGAGATGATTGGTCACTAAGCAATCCTTGCTGCTCACTATCCTGCTCTCAAAGTTGCTAGATATTTACTACGGACTGCCGGCCCTTTTATGCTTAACTAGCAACGCGAGCTTATGTATTTTTGCTGCACCGGCCAGCCTAGAACTCCCTAGTAATCACCGGCCACCAGTCACCCCGCCATCGGCCATGAGACAACGACCACCGGCCACCAGTCACCCCGCCATCGGCCATGAAACAACGGCCACCGGCCAAAATATACCGAACACTAAGCACCAGCCACCAGACAACGATGGTCTACTGTGTTTTACCGCATCTCCAACAGCTATCGGCCACTTTATACAGAACTGTATCAATGACGATTGACAGTTTTTTTACGACCAGCCTCTATGTTTTATTGGTTAATAACCGTTTTTTTAAACTACCCTCAACAGCTACCGGCCCTATTTTATCGGGCTAACAATTACGGGGAGATAAAGCGTGATTTTGTTACTTTAGTTAGAGGCGATGGGGAAAATTATGCTCTACTTTGATACATAAGCTTGGTTATCAGAATCATTCTAAAAAAGATAAATGGTAATCCAAGCTAAAAACAAATCTTGCTTTCAGAAAAATGAAAAACCTAAATAAGCATATCCAAAACCATTGAACTGACTAACCAAACTACAAATGGCTATTAAATCATCTCCCACCAAACACCCTACTCAACAGTAGAACTGCTGAAAAGTTAGCCTCTTACAGCCAACAGCAGACTCTCTTAAATAAATCCGAGGAACTATTTTAGAAGAAAAAGACCATGAACGCTCAAACAATCTTAAGAGTTAAAAAATTCAACAGCTTGCAGAATCTCAAAACAGCAGCCAGCCACGACACCAGAGCTTTCTTTACTCCGAATGTTAATCCAGATAGAAGTGTAGTCATTTTGGCCGGTGCTACCCACCCAGATGATGTAATTAAACTTACCCGCCTGAAAATAGGCTCTCAGAAAATCAGGAAAAATGCAGTAGTTGGCGCAGAAATTATCCTCAGTGCTTCCCCCGAATACTTTAGGCCAAATGACCCCAGTGCTTACGGAAAATGGGATGAAGAAAAATTGAATTTATGGGAGAAGGCAAGCAGCCAGTGGTTAGAACAAAAATTAGGAGATAATATTCTACAAACCAGCCTGCACCTAGATGAAGCCACCCCCCATATCCATTGTTTGTGGGTTCCTTTAAATAAACAAGGGAAATTAAGTTACTGGACAACTGAATTTGGCGGAACAAGAGACAGTTTATCTAAAGTTCAGGATAGCTATGCTCAAGCTCTTGAACCATTAGGAATTGAACGGGGAATTAAAGGTAGCAAAACCACCCATACCAAAATTCAACAATATTATGAAGCGGTGAATACAGCCATAACAGAACCATTGGTTACTGAACAGTTATTTCCAGAAGTAAGAGAGGGGGAAACAGCAAGCCAATATCGAGAACGGGCCATGCAGGAAGTACAACCACAATTAGAATTGATGAAGCTGCAATTGGGCCATATCCAAATGTTTCAACAAGAACGCAATACTTATCGTCAAAAAGCTATTGCAGCAGAAAAACGCTCATCAGCCTTAGCGGAAAAAGCACGACTGGCTGACGAAATTACCACCGGCATCAGTAAAACTCTTATCCCTCTTGCCACCACCATTACTTCCTTATCTCCTAACCACCGCATAGAGGGGAAAGAATGGAGTTTCTCACGAAAAACGGAAGCAATTTTTGTTCACCGGCACACTGATAATTTCCAAATTAGCCTTAATGAAAAAACGTGGCCCGAAGTTTCCTCGGAACTGAAACCCTCTGATCTTACTGCATTACAAGATTTATCTGGTTTAATGTGCCGGTGGGTACAAGCTAAATATCAACTTTCTCAAGAACCGGAACTTTAAAAGTTTTCAAAATACAAGAG
This region of Ancylothrix sp. D3o genomic DNA includes:
- the mobV gene encoding MobV family relaxase, with amino-acid sequence MNAQTILRVKKFNSLQNLKTAASHDTRAFFTPNVNPDRSVVILAGATHPDDVIKLTRLKIGSQKIRKNAVVGAEIILSASPEYFRPNDPSAYGKWDEEKLNLWEKASSQWLEQKLGDNILQTSLHLDEATPHIHCLWVPLNKQGKLSYWTTEFGGTRDSLSKVQDSYAQALEPLGIERGIKGSKTTHTKIQQYYEAVNTAITEPLVTEQLFPEVREGETASQYRERAMQEVQPQLELMKLQLGHIQMFQQERNTYRQKAIAAEKRSSALAEKARLADEITTGISKTLIPLATTITSLSPNHRIEGKEWSFSRKTEAIFVHRHTDNFQISLNEKTWPEVSSELKPSDLTALQDLSGLMCRWVQAKYQLSQEPEL